A part of Papilio machaon chromosome 21, ilPapMach1.1, whole genome shotgun sequence genomic DNA contains:
- the LOC106712625 gene encoding uncharacterized protein LOC106712625 isoform X2 — translation MRGWCARWSGGGRGRLRWLAALLCWVALAAVALPRLQAPPAPRPAPPAPPARLLLQSEAAASTPAVITPALPATDTRVLTEDELRADAERRLPSLPLAYWHKHKDDKNKYYKKKDCAPFPSIYDLEFHNTYWQTLRASQGVFHLYGAYMDARNTSRIGPAVRVLAVHDRIKPTLATHCQLWFEEREAPVVVRNLEYKYVWNSKWGNYRDHVLQPYLLACVLPAEVRHLVPASVSIVENPCDRATNNLRVHYDRPTPPTPRKEFAVCVKGLDFLHEDLSVRLVEWIELVRILGADKIFFYELQVHPNITKVLDYYRAQGAVEVTPITLPGGQPNLPGLQHMYLKKKTTHKRQMELIPYNDCLYRHMYEYRWLALLDIDEVIVPLEDEDWSGLMRRVQPLAVPAAGKPARSSYHASNLYFLDSLRHEHGWEEGVPRYMHMLQHVYRTRNFTKPGQYVKAFHETERVLALHNHFPLACLGGACSSYALETRHARLQHYRADCVTALSKSCGELRAQPVRDTALWRWRGPLQERAERALRDLAFLPPHR, via the coding sequence ATGCGGGGCTGGTGTGCGCGCTGGAGCGGCGGTGGGCGCGGACGGCTGCGCTGGCTGGCCGCGCTGTTGTGCTGGGTGGCACTGGCAGCCGTGGCCCTGCCGCGCCTGCAAGCTCCGCCCGCGCCGCGACCCGCGCCGCCAGCGCCCCCTGCCCGCCTGCTGTTGCAGTCCGAGGCGGCCGCCTCCACTCCCGCGGTCATCACTCCCGCTCTTCCAGCCACCGACACTAGGGTGCTCACCGAAGACGAGCTACGAGCCGACGCCGAGCGCAGACTGCCCTCACTCCCCCTCGCCTACTGGCACAAGCACAAGGacgataaaaacaaatactacAAAAAGAAGGACTGCGCGCCCTTCCCTTCGATATACGACTTAGAATTCCATAATACGTACTGGCAGACTCTTCGGGCTAGCCAAGGCGTGTTCCACCTCTACGGCGCGTACATGGACGCGCGGAACACGTCGCGCATCGGGCCCGCGGTGCGCGTGCTCGCCGTGCACGACCGGATTAAGCCCACGCTCGCAACGCACTGCCAGCTCTGGTTCGAGGAGCGCGAGGCGCCCGTCGTCGTGCGCAACCTCGAGTACAAGTACGTGTGGAACAGCAAGTGGGGCAACTACCGGGATCACGTGCTGCAGCCCTACCTGCTGGCGTGCGTGCTGCCCGCCGAGGTGCGCCATCTGGTACCGGCATCCGTCTCCATCGTGGAGAACCCCTGCGACAGGGCAACCAATAACCTCCGCGTGCACTACGACCGGCCCACGCCGCCGACGCCAAGAAAGGAGTTTGCGGTGTGTGTCAAGGGGCTCGACTTTTTACACGAGGACCTCTCTGTCCGCCTCGTCGAATGGATAGAGTTGGTCCGCATTCTCGGTGCCGACAAGATATTCTTCTACGAACTGCAGGTGCACCCTAACATAACCAAGGTGCTGGACTACTATAGAGCGCAGGGCGCGGTCGAGGTGACGCCGATCACGCTGCCAGGCGGCCAGCCCAATCTGCCCGGCCTGCAGCACATGTACCTCAAGAAGAAGACTACACACAAGCGCCAGATGGAGCTGATTCCGTACAACGACTGCCTGTACCGGCACATGTACGAATACCGGTGGCTGGCGCTGCTCGACATCGATGAGGTGATCGTACCGCTCGAGGACGAGGACTGGAGCGGGCTGATGCGGCGCGTGCAACCGCTGGCCGTACCTGCAGCGGGCAAGCCGGCGCGCTCCTCCTACCACGCCTCTAATCTGTACTTCCTGGACTCGCTACGTCACGAGCACGGTTGGGAGGAGGGCGTGCCTCGCTACATGCACATGTTGCAGCACGTGTACCGCACGCGCAACTTCACCAAGCCAGGCCAGTACGTGAAGGCGTTCCACGAGACGGAGCGCGTGCTGGCGCTGCACAACCACTTCCCGCTGGCGTGCCTCGGCGGTGCATGCTCCTCGTATGCTCTAGAGACGCGGCACGCACGGTTGCAGCACTACCGCGCGGACTGCGTCACCGCGCTCAGCAAATCGTGCGGCGAGCTGCGCGCGCAACCCGTACGCGACACGGCGCTGTGGCGCTGGCGCGGTCCGCTGCAAGAGCGCGCCGAACGGGCGCTGCGCGATCTCGCCTTCCTGCCGCCGCACCGGTGA
- the LOC106712625 gene encoding uncharacterized protein LOC106712625 isoform X1, which translates to MTKVFISEAETSCGIRAMRGWCARWSGGGRGRLRWLAALLCWVALAAVALPRLQAPPAPRPAPPAPPARLLLQSEAAASTPAVITPALPATDTRVLTEDELRADAERRLPSLPLAYWHKHKDDKNKYYKKKDCAPFPSIYDLEFHNTYWQTLRASQGVFHLYGAYMDARNTSRIGPAVRVLAVHDRIKPTLATHCQLWFEEREAPVVVRNLEYKYVWNSKWGNYRDHVLQPYLLACVLPAEVRHLVPASVSIVENPCDRATNNLRVHYDRPTPPTPRKEFAVCVKGLDFLHEDLSVRLVEWIELVRILGADKIFFYELQVHPNITKVLDYYRAQGAVEVTPITLPGGQPNLPGLQHMYLKKKTTHKRQMELIPYNDCLYRHMYEYRWLALLDIDEVIVPLEDEDWSGLMRRVQPLAVPAAGKPARSSYHASNLYFLDSLRHEHGWEEGVPRYMHMLQHVYRTRNFTKPGQYVKAFHETERVLALHNHFPLACLGGACSSYALETRHARLQHYRADCVTALSKSCGELRAQPVRDTALWRWRGPLQERAERALRDLAFLPPHR; encoded by the coding sequence GCGATGCGGGGCTGGTGTGCGCGCTGGAGCGGCGGTGGGCGCGGACGGCTGCGCTGGCTGGCCGCGCTGTTGTGCTGGGTGGCACTGGCAGCCGTGGCCCTGCCGCGCCTGCAAGCTCCGCCCGCGCCGCGACCCGCGCCGCCAGCGCCCCCTGCCCGCCTGCTGTTGCAGTCCGAGGCGGCCGCCTCCACTCCCGCGGTCATCACTCCCGCTCTTCCAGCCACCGACACTAGGGTGCTCACCGAAGACGAGCTACGAGCCGACGCCGAGCGCAGACTGCCCTCACTCCCCCTCGCCTACTGGCACAAGCACAAGGacgataaaaacaaatactacAAAAAGAAGGACTGCGCGCCCTTCCCTTCGATATACGACTTAGAATTCCATAATACGTACTGGCAGACTCTTCGGGCTAGCCAAGGCGTGTTCCACCTCTACGGCGCGTACATGGACGCGCGGAACACGTCGCGCATCGGGCCCGCGGTGCGCGTGCTCGCCGTGCACGACCGGATTAAGCCCACGCTCGCAACGCACTGCCAGCTCTGGTTCGAGGAGCGCGAGGCGCCCGTCGTCGTGCGCAACCTCGAGTACAAGTACGTGTGGAACAGCAAGTGGGGCAACTACCGGGATCACGTGCTGCAGCCCTACCTGCTGGCGTGCGTGCTGCCCGCCGAGGTGCGCCATCTGGTACCGGCATCCGTCTCCATCGTGGAGAACCCCTGCGACAGGGCAACCAATAACCTCCGCGTGCACTACGACCGGCCCACGCCGCCGACGCCAAGAAAGGAGTTTGCGGTGTGTGTCAAGGGGCTCGACTTTTTACACGAGGACCTCTCTGTCCGCCTCGTCGAATGGATAGAGTTGGTCCGCATTCTCGGTGCCGACAAGATATTCTTCTACGAACTGCAGGTGCACCCTAACATAACCAAGGTGCTGGACTACTATAGAGCGCAGGGCGCGGTCGAGGTGACGCCGATCACGCTGCCAGGCGGCCAGCCCAATCTGCCCGGCCTGCAGCACATGTACCTCAAGAAGAAGACTACACACAAGCGCCAGATGGAGCTGATTCCGTACAACGACTGCCTGTACCGGCACATGTACGAATACCGGTGGCTGGCGCTGCTCGACATCGATGAGGTGATCGTACCGCTCGAGGACGAGGACTGGAGCGGGCTGATGCGGCGCGTGCAACCGCTGGCCGTACCTGCAGCGGGCAAGCCGGCGCGCTCCTCCTACCACGCCTCTAATCTGTACTTCCTGGACTCGCTACGTCACGAGCACGGTTGGGAGGAGGGCGTGCCTCGCTACATGCACATGTTGCAGCACGTGTACCGCACGCGCAACTTCACCAAGCCAGGCCAGTACGTGAAGGCGTTCCACGAGACGGAGCGCGTGCTGGCGCTGCACAACCACTTCCCGCTGGCGTGCCTCGGCGGTGCATGCTCCTCGTATGCTCTAGAGACGCGGCACGCACGGTTGCAGCACTACCGCGCGGACTGCGTCACCGCGCTCAGCAAATCGTGCGGCGAGCTGCGCGCGCAACCCGTACGCGACACGGCGCTGTGGCGCTGGCGCGGTCCGCTGCAAGAGCGCGCCGAACGGGCGCTGCGCGATCTCGCCTTCCTGCCGCCGCACCGGTGA